The window ccgtGCTGAGGCCCCGCCCCGCCCTGACACCCCCCGTTCTAGGaaccctctccccttccccatcccaaCTCTGGCTGGGAAGGTCCTTTTCAAAGCCACCCTCGTGGGCTCCCTTCCCTCTCTGCCCGCGGGCGCTCGGGCATTGTCGCCCCGCTCTCTAGGTGGGGGTTCATTTGCCGGGTGCAGGCGCCAGGCCCCGGCCCCCCACCGCTCCCCTCAGGGCCACCTGGGAAGTTGCTTCTGTCCTTGGCATTGCAAGCACAGGATTTCCTCCCTCTCTGGGGGGCTCAGACTTGGGCTGGATGGCCTCTTCTCCCGGCACCCCCCTGCCCCCCTTGGGCTACCTTCCCTAGAGAACCAGGGCTCCTCCAGAGGGGGGCTGAGGCTCCCGGCTTTGGCCCCACTCACGGCCAGCCCCCAGGGTGTGGTAATGCATGGGCCCACCGTGAGAAGCCCCTGCATTTAGGGGACAGCTTTGGAAAGGTGGGAGTCAGTGCCAGATCCTGGCACAGCCCCAGGGCACAGGAGTGGAGATGCAGGGGCAGGGCTGCGTGTGTGCGTACCCACGTGTGAGCATGTGTGTGCAAGTGTGGGTATACAAgtgtgagggtgtgtgtgtgtcccaGTGTGAGCCCATGTGCCTCTGTGTGAGTTTGTGTCCCGCTGTGAGCCCATGTGCCTCTGTGTGAGTTTGTATGTGTATCTCCCAGTGTGAGCCTGTGTGTCCCGGTGTGAGCCCGTGTGCCTCCGTGTGAGCACACACTGGCAGCAGCGGCGCGGGCCGGACCCCATCTGGGCCTCCCGGTGCCCGGCCTCCCTGCACGGCTCAGCGCCGAGCCTAGCCAGGCGGGTATCAGGGACGTGGCAGCAGCCgcggagaaggaggagggaattCAGCGAGGACACATGGGAACAAAGGAGCGGTCCTGAGCCAGGCCggaggagggggcagggaggaggggCTCGGCCAGGACACAGAGGCTTTCTTCCCAACCGGGGGACTGGGGAGGCGGCGGCGGCTGGCACCTCAGCCTGCCGGCCCAGGGCCCCGCCTCTGGTCCTCCCTGGGCCTCCATCCCTCCCCAGAGGCAGCCGGGTCCTGCGGGGCTCTCAGTGTCCGGGCAGCTCTGGGGCCAGGACCGGGCCGGGCCTCCTCTGCTGGGCCTGCGAGTGCGGCTGGGGCCACTTACCGGGCtccggggggggaggggaaggcacCAGGTCCAGGGAAAGGCAAGCCCGTTTCAGGTCTGTCCAGTACCTCCTGTGCCCACTGACCCCCAGCTGGGGAGGTGGCCCCACGGAGTCCCGCCCCCGCCTGGCTGGCCAGCGTCTCCAACAGAAACCTGGAGGGGGGAAGGCTGCGTTCTCTGACCCTGGGCATTCACAGGGGCCCCGAGAGGACCCGGGGGGGTGCCACGGATGGAGCTTCGTGCTTGAAGCCGGGCAGGCCCGAGCCAGAGTCACCCTCGGATGAACACCAGTCCCTGGGGGTCCCCGCTGGCCGAGGCCCAGGGGCTGTCAGACCTGGTCCCAGTCCCTCGACGGGGCCAGagcccctcccccatcccccaggAGCCAAGCCAGACTGGAGGTGCCTCTTGAGCTGGGGTAGCCCCCGCAGTCACAGCGTGATTGGGCCCAGCTTGCGGGGGAAGGGGCTTGGAGGCCGAGACTGCCAGGGGTTGGCCGGCTGGGCCCGTGGCACGCAGAGCCCCCTGGTGGGCAGCCAGCTGGCACGGGCTCTGGAGCCCAAAGGCCTCATGAAACCCCTGGGGGGCTTCTCCCCCCCTTGGGTGGGGGCCGGCTGCCAGGGGCACAGGTCTGGCCAGACGGGGACCTAGAAGGGGAAGAAGCAAGCCCTGTAACCAGGGGCCGGGGGGCCTGGCCAAGCCCGGACGGGCTGGAGGAAAGCTCCCAGGCTCACCATTGCCCACCGGCTTGGTCTTCACAGTGGCTGGCGGTCGGCCAGCCTGCTCACACACCTCCAAGGACAGGCACTCACCGCCTCCCGCCGGCCCCCAGCCTGCTTCTCCAGGGCCCGGCAGCGCCAGGCTGACCAGCCAGAGCTGGTCCCTCCCGGGTGGCCCCTTTCTGGTGAGATGTTCAGGACGGCTTGGCAAGTCCAGCAGCCTCTGGGCTGGGGCACAGAAAGGCCGGACCCAAGACCCCCCTCCCCGGGCCCTGGGGCCTCACCCGTCGCAGTCTCTGGGGGAGAGGACTTGACCAGGGGTGAGAAGTGGAGGGGGCAGTGGGGCCTTCAGCCTGGGCCTGACTCCCGGATCTTCCTGGGGCCGGATTTCCTGCCCCCGGCTCATCCGGACTCTTCTCTGAGACTGGACTCCTGCTGGGTTTGTTCCAGTTGGCACCCCCCAGCCCTTGGCACAGAACCTGGCACCTGCTGCCACCCACATCTTGCCCCAGCAGCACCTCCCTGGTGGGCCCCCAGGCCTGGACTAATGAATagtgctgggggtggggggaggcagagGTCCTGCCCACCAGTCTCTCCAgcccatcctccattcagccccCTACGGTGCCTCCGAGCCTCAGGGCCACCCCCTCCACGCATCTCAGAGGCCGGCCCCCCATCAGAGCCCTTAGCTCAGGCCCTCgcaccccttccccccacccccaagtccTCTCCTTCAGGGCAGCTCTGACCCAGCGCCTGCCCTCTGCCACCTGGCAGACACGCTCGTGTCTAGGGCTGGGTTTGAGGCTCCTTGGGAAAGTTGGGGGTCCTCCTGACAGCAGAGCAGCCAGCCGTGCCCGTCTGGTTTGTACGGCCCTTCAGACTCACGCTCAGGGACGGCCCAGCCTCTCTGTGCCCTGGGACAGTGCAGCAGGACGTCCTCCCCCGGCCAGCTATGGGGCAACAAGCTCCCGCCGTTCCCCCACCCACCTCCCAGGACCGCCCTCCCGCCCTCCACCCCCCAGCCTCGGCTTCTGCAGGACACTCCCTGTCCCCAACCTGGGGTCAGCTTTCTTGCCGACCCCCCCTTTCCCCATTCTGACTGTGACGTGTCCAGGTGGCCCCCCCTAGAATCTCGGCAACTTGTGAGCAGGAACGTCCCATTCGTTCATCAGCTGCATCCCCAGACCCGGAGGCGGGCCCCTGCCAACTAGATGCGCAGCCTCTACTGGGATGACCAAAGCCAGAACTCCCACCCTTCTTTTGGGGTCTGTTGGGGAGTCCCCCAAGGGGCCCGAATCAGAACTGGCTAGAGGCCTGGGTGCCTTCTGGGAGCAGGACACGGCATGTGGTGGAGGAGCAGCCTGGGGAGGCTCAGAGCAGCAAGTGCTGGGAGGACGTTTCTGCCCTTTGACCCTACAGGCGGCCTCGTCACACCTGCTGCCCCCAAGGTCAGACCCTCCTCCACTCTCCCCGGCCCAGCCTCAGATCTGGCCTCCACGCTTCCagcctcccctctcctcccccatttaTCCATTGCaacagttgccaaagtgattttcctgaaaccTCTGCCCGGAAGGTGTCCCACAGAACCTCCACTGGCACCCAATACAAGCCCCTCAGCCTGCGGCCCACCTTCCCCCCCATGGCCTGGAGGCTTTTCTCCACGTTCGGCTTCCTTCGAGGCTCAGCCGCAGAGAGCGTCCGGATCCCCGGCGGGCTGAGGGGGCCCGCGGCAGCCAGCCCCGTGGGGCCCTCTGCCCCGGCCTGGGCCTCCCCAGTAGCACCCCAAGGAAAGGGCAGGACCGGCCACGGACAGCGGCCCACACAGGCCCAAGTACTCCAAAACACCTTTATTTGGCTGGTGAGCTCCTGCCCCTTCCTCACCTAAAAGAGGAGCCGACACACCAGACGACTAAGCTCCAAGCCCTAAAATCCGACAAGTACAGAGTTCTGTTGCTCAGATGAGATTATCTTCGTTTCTGGAAAATATTGCCCCGGCCCATTCCACGTCCTCTTCCTCTGGCAGCCACTAGAAGGGGGGGCCGTGAGCCGGAGGCTCTTGTTTGGGAGGCAGTGCGAGTGGTGGCAGTGTGGAAAGGTGTGTGGCAGGTGAGGCGGGGTGTGGTGAGTGTGGAAGCAAGTCAAAAGGCCCGGGTGTGTAAGAGGGGTGTGGGTATGAGGTGGGGGTGAGGGTGCTTGGGGTTTAAGGCATGGGCCGGAAGTGTGACATGTGGCAAATGTCTGGGAGTATAACTGTACATCTGTTTTGCGAAAGACACAAGATGTGGTCTGTAGTGTGAATGTCTGAGTGTGTATCTGCGAATGTGTGTCCGTGTATATATGCATGTCATCATGTTGATATTATCTGCCATATGGgtttatctgtgtatgtatatgtgcatgtatgtaacTGTTTCTGTGTATAATCACACAAATGCGTGTATGTCTGTACATTGGGTATATCTTGTCTTTATACATGTGCATGTTCTTATCTACACACATGCATATCCTTTAATGTATTTCACATCGGTGTTGATATCTGCATGTCTGTGTGTACATGCATGCGTGTCTGTCACTATACAGCGGGGTCGATGCATATCAGTGcatgtatctctgtgtgtctgtatctgtgtagGAATGCATGTGTCTACCTGTGTCTATACATACATGCGTGTGTTCTTCATAACTGTTTCCCTGTCTGCATGTATACATGCATCTTCGCATAAGTGTGCATTTGTGTGCATAAGTATGTGTATCTGTGCAGATATCACATACTATCTGTTCTATGTGCAAAACATGTTTTATCATGCCtgtacataaatacatttttatctatTGCATATGCATAAAATATTCTGTGTATAAATACATTATGTATGTGGctatttatccatgcatattacATATCGTATCAGGTGCGATgttatattacatacatatcGTATATTTTTCTGTCAAATACATTCCTCTCCATCATGTATGTATATTACAAATAACGTGACATCTTTAACACACATGCATTCtgcataaatacatgtatacGCATCCGTTGTATTGGTGCCTTgtgccccctccctcccctctgggGCCCAGAAGCTTCCCCCGGGGTGGCCGGAAGCAGTGGGGAAAGCCCGTGCCCACCACCCCGGGGCAGGCCGCCGGCTACGCACCCTGGGCCTTCAGAATGGCGGCTTTCCCCCGGCCGGCTCCGGAgccctggtttttgtttttcatgctCTTCAGCATCGGGGCGTTCTTCAGCATGTCCGGCAAGATCAGGAAGCGGATCTTGCTCCCCCGGATGTAAACCTGCTCCAGCTGGGCGACTCGTCCATCTCTGTATGTGACTGTGATGTTGGACATCTGCAAGGGGAACCATTCACAGTCAGGGTCCCTGCCTCTGCCTCCCAGGGAGGCCCCGGGGCCTCTCCCTCCATCGGCTCCACCTCTCGGGGCCACGGTCACGGGGAATAGGCCGACCGCGGGTTTGGCGAGACGGACGTGAAGCGCGGCGAGGTCAAAGGCACAGTGACGGGAGCCGGAGCGTCATCCGTGACGGACAGCAAGCAGAGAGTTTGGCCGGACCGCGGGGTGCAAGAGGGAGTCAAGTTAAATGGAACGAGACAAAGGACAGAACAGAAAGCACCAAATCCAAGCGACACCTGTCTGACCACAGGGCACCAAGTCAGATTGGACTTTGGCGCACGGGTCCAAGCTACTGTGACAGCCCAGATGGGAGGGGACACTCCCTTCACCAGGGGGATGGGAGCACGTTGGAGAGAGGGGACAAAGGGAAAAACCTGCCCACCGGCAGGAGCCGAACGACACCCAGGCCGGGAACCTGCGAGGAGAGTGTCGCCCTCCACAGTAAGAGAAtgggggggatgggggggaggatTGGGGGACGGAAGGATGTCGGGCCAGATTCAGGCAATGTTCAAGGCACGAGATTTAACTGGAAATGAACAAAAGGCAGCCAGGACGAGGACCTCAAGTCCCAGAGAGCTTAGGGAAGAATAAGCGCATGTGAGAATCGCCTGCGTGGAGCTAACGGAGATGCTGAGCAATCACTGAGCGGGAGCAGAGCCAGAGGGGGCCCCTCCAGAATGCCCCCGGAATCCTCTCCCAACTCTGAAATCCTCGCCGGCTTTCTCCAGGACTCCCCCCCGCCACCTCCCGGAGTCAGAGCCCGAGGTCTGCATCCCGGCTCCTCCAGCAGGAAGCCCCGCTGCCCCCCGCACCAGCGCCTTCCCCTTCGGGTGCCGTCTGCACAGAGCTACTCACCTCTCCCGAGACCGTGGGCGCCCCGAGGGCAGGGCAGCAGCTGCCCTTCTACCCAGAGCCCGGCCCGAGATGCTTCCTGACCcgctcctcttccctcccccaccttcctGTCAGACCTGGCCTCAGAGCCCGGCATCCCTCAGGGAGGGCGCCCGCTCCAGGTGAGACTGCAGAGGGCTGCTGCCCATCGGGGCCTTCGGAAGCCTGGACGTGGGATGGCCCGGGGTCACCGCCCCCACACCCAGCCCCTGCCCGAGGGTCCCCAAGGCCTTGCCCACCCCCTGCTGAGCCCAGGCCACAGGGCGCCCACCACCCCTAGGTTTGGGGGTTTCAGCCTGATGCCCCAACCCGGACACTTACAGAGAAAGCAAGAGCCCTGGCGAGGGCAGGAAGAGAAGCCCGCGCAGGGAGGACCCCTGTGGGGCACGACCCGCCCCCAAAGCCCCCCCCCCCGTGCCGGGCACAGCCCCCCGCCCCGGGACCGCCGCAGCCCGGACCTGGCAGTTCATGTTGTCCTCGGCCTCGATCAGCTTGCCCCGGTACACCTCGCCGGTGTTGGTCTCGCACGTGACGATATGTCCCTCCGCCTCATGCAGGACCTTGATGGGGACCCCGATCGACATTCTGGGAGAAAGAAGCTGCGGACACAGGGACGGAGGCTGGTCAGCCGCCGGCCAGGCAGGGGCCCCCGGGCCGGGGAAGGGACCAGAGATCCGGGGCAGCCGTGGGAACCTGCTTTCCCCGCCCCCAGGCTGGGAAGGGGACGGTCCCAGCGGCGGCGGAGCCCCGCCCCCGCGGGGGGGAGGGCCTCCGGGAGGCACCTCAGGGGCAGACACAGGCATGGAGACTCCCCCCGGGCCGGGAAGGGGGCGGGGCGCCGGGGCCGGGAAGGGGGCGGGGCTCCGGGGCCGGGGAGATCCCGGAGCAGACACAGGGACTCGCCCCcccaggcaggcaggcaggcagggcCAGGGAGGAAGCGCCCGCTGGGCCGAGCGCTGCGCGGAGGACGGGATGCAGGGCGCAGGCCGGGCCCGGAGCGGACCCCGAAGCAGGCAGacccgccccccgcccccgcccccggggTTCTCCTAAGGGGCGCGCACGGGCCAAGGGAGGCCCGGCCCGGCCCAAGCGCGGGGCGGGAAAGCATGGCCTTGAACGCCGAGCCAGGGCCTCTCCCCCACGCGCTCTGCTCCTccgcctcccttcccccccccggTGCCCATCCTCCCCCCGGGCCGCGCGGCCCCCTCGGCCCCGGCCTCACCTGCAGCCCCGGCCCCGGCTCCGGTTCCGGCGGCGCGAACGTGCGACGAGTAGCGGCAACTGAATGGCGGGCCTCGCGCTCCCAGTGTGCACCGGGCCCGGAAGAGAGGCAGGTACTTCCGGGAAGCTCCCCGCCCCAAAGCAGCCCAGTGGGGATAG of the Sarcophilus harrisii chromosome 1, mSarHar1.11, whole genome shotgun sequence genome contains:
- the SNRPD3 gene encoding small nuclear ribonucleoprotein Sm D3, producing the protein MSIGVPIKVLHEAEGHIVTCETNTGEVYRGKLIEAEDNMNCQMSNITVTYRDGRVAQLEQVYIRGSKIRFLILPDMLKNAPMLKSMKNKNQGSGAGRGKAAILKAQVAARGRGRGMGRGNIFQKRR